A part of Anabas testudineus chromosome 9, fAnaTes1.2, whole genome shotgun sequence genomic DNA contains:
- the rsph14 gene encoding radial spoke head 14 homolog, producing the protein MPGVRTDPSRAPVAFGRRAVPQLFEQLQQPETDGRLRALASLCDLVHDPERLQQTVNGGFVEQLKVLLQDEDPSVRARTCELLHLLINHSSGRQALLSSSLLPPLSQLLDDSSSSCRTSVHRVLNRLALLPAGAEALLVLVPKLILKLREEQEEQEVEEEEVLLLSTLSRCSRLDALPALASDGVSLLGHKLSHHSTNIRREAAAAMMALSVPEDGKQQVCEEGLLPVLVGLLQDEDVEVQANAAGVIMYTVIITAGKQQCLDLDVVPVLLNLVTKKEEEEDEKERKALIIYSLRALTSLAEAPDGRRLLLQQLPLLVRRSEAAEKDQDIRRAAQTAIRVITWTP; encoded by the exons ATGCCCGGTGTTCGGACTGACCCGAGCCGGGCTCCGGTGGCCTTCGGGCGGCGGGCGGTACCGCAGCTGTtcgagcagctgcagcagccggAGACCGACGGGAGGCTGCGGGCTCTGGCTTCACTCTGCGACCTGGTGCACGACCCGGAGCGGCTCCAGCAGACTGTGAATGGAG GTTTTGTGGAGCAGCTGAAGGTTTTGTTGCAGGATGAAGATCCATCAGTCAGAGCTCGAACCTGTGAGCTGCTTCACCTGCTGATCAACCACAGCAGCGGCAG acaggccctgctctcctcctccctgctgcctcctctctcCCAGCTGCTGGACGACTCCTCGTCCTCCTGCAGGACAAGTGTCCACCGAGTCCTGAACCGTCTCGCCCTGCTGCCTGCAG GAGCAGAGGCTCTCCTGGTTCTGGTTCCTAAACTGATTCTGAAGCTCagagaggaacaggaggagcaggaggtggaggaggaggaggttctGCTCCTCTCCACCCTCAGCCGCTGCTCCAGGCTGGACGCTCTACCGGCTCTGGCCTCTGACGGAGTCTCGCTGCTGGGCCACAAACTCTCACACCACTCCACGAACATCCGCAGAGAGGCAGCTGCAGCCATGATGGCGCTCAG TGTTCCTGAGGACGGGAAGCAGCAGGTCTGTGAGGAGGGACTACTTCCTGTCCTGGTCGGTCTGCTGCAGGACGAAGACGTTGAGGTTCAGGCCAACGCTGCAGGAGTCATCATGTACACGGTGATCATCACCgcag GGAAGCAGCAGTGTTTGGACCTGGACGTCGTCCCTGTTCTCCTGAACCTGGTGActaagaaagaagaggaggaggatgaaaagGAGAGGAAGGCCCTCATCATCTACTCCCTGCGGGCTCTGACCTCCCTGGCTGAAGCTCCAGATGGAAGAcgcctcctgctgcagcagctccctctgctggtgagGAGGAGCGAGGCTGCAGAGAAGGACCAGGACATCAGGCGGGCCGCACAGACCGCCATCAGGGTCATTACCTGGACCCCCTAA